One stretch of Mycobacteriales bacterium DNA includes these proteins:
- a CDS encoding fibronectin type III domain-containing protein produces MHGARNAARALLATLLAVAAVGVAAPPAGAGELPAGVTLEVTGGCGPLISGFPDQPYDLEVVSDGAPLTAVTVVPVMPAGIVATPASTPPANVPAHHRWAFRFDLSVAGSVPAGTVEIAFDVTVDGVTVRRSWPKTVRSRPSAPTGVTATAGDTTATVSWTAPVVRDRPDATLGRYTITALPGGATTEVVNVTTAVVAGLTNGTSYTFTVTTYGYFGETTSDPSNAVVPAGAPAAPEGVTATGPGGSRTVSWEAADPNGSPVTGYTVTAYPSGNTFSVGPDARSTQVGTADAMVADGFTVRATNAVGTGPESRRTDVPAPAVPGAFAGTVLVNGGDAAIFAGVGDTGPDPSVTGYDVDIRPAGYGFHLDRPATDGPWTGGIGYGGGFTNNTTQYVRARATNAAGAGPWSAAVTGTPSGKPYGPELLVVPRDGSVSFCLLGAAGNGKPVTQYEVSTSNGELVAGVDGSARTGRVTGLDNGQWYSFVVRARNANGLGYASSPTYAVTPSGPPAAPPWVTAAPSGEDPAAAVVSWQQVPAAPGYTVTASPGGARVDVPGNLASATVTGLDPDTAYTFDVRGWNSVGAGAATTSDEVRTPDTVAPVVTIDAKPPAVSSSPGVSVPFTATDGHAVTTTCALDGGTAAPCTSPVAYTGLADGSHTVAVTATDPSGNAGSASVTWRVDTVDPTVTITSGPPGMTALRTASVTFTADEAGVTYTCAFDNDAPVPCTSPAGYTGVADGTHHVTVTGTDLAGNTGSDGVTWHVDPTLPWVAVTKQPKSYTTARDAAVEFEATPGTTTCAFDGGTAAPCTSPLSYTGLADGTHTVVVTIADGDGRTGTATATWHVDNAAPALSFTAKPPAATQATAANLSFGATDASPLTYSCALDGAQPATCDGGTASYTGLAEGEHTLHVVVTDAALNASSADATWRVDTTAPGMTMNEGPDAVTASRSATFAFGADETATFACALDGAAAAACTSPKTFTGLADGDHTLVVTATDTAGNADHVDRTWHVDGTAPKVTVPLLPAFTLTSTAGVAYGATDGSGVASYDVRYRGAPWNAGFGPFQYPPAWQGTTATARSLAATAGATYCFSVRARGTLGTVSAWSAERCTARPLDDRALAAGTGWGRGTGASDYLGTFTGTSTVGAVLTRTGVQARRLALVARTCAGCATVGIYVDGTLVKQVGLASAATAYRKVFTVDLGSVRSGTVTIRTLTAGRAYVDGLGTSRV; encoded by the coding sequence ATGCACGGAGCCCGCAACGCCGCACGGGCGCTGCTCGCCACGCTGCTCGCCGTTGCCGCGGTCGGGGTGGCCGCGCCGCCGGCGGGGGCGGGCGAGCTGCCGGCCGGCGTCACCCTCGAGGTCACCGGCGGGTGCGGGCCGCTGATCAGCGGCTTCCCGGACCAGCCGTACGACCTGGAGGTCGTCTCCGACGGCGCCCCGTTGACCGCGGTGACGGTCGTCCCGGTCATGCCCGCGGGCATCGTGGCGACACCGGCCAGCACGCCGCCCGCGAACGTGCCGGCGCACCACAGGTGGGCGTTCCGCTTCGACCTCTCGGTCGCCGGGTCGGTGCCCGCCGGGACGGTGGAGATCGCGTTCGACGTGACCGTCGACGGCGTCACCGTGCGGAGGTCGTGGCCGAAGACCGTGCGGAGCAGGCCGTCGGCGCCGACCGGCGTGACGGCCACGGCCGGCGACACGACGGCGACCGTGTCCTGGACGGCGCCGGTGGTGCGCGACCGCCCCGACGCGACGCTCGGCCGCTACACGATCACGGCCCTCCCCGGCGGCGCCACGACCGAGGTCGTCAACGTCACCACCGCCGTCGTCGCGGGGCTCACCAACGGCACGTCGTACACGTTCACCGTCACGACGTACGGCTACTTCGGGGAGACGACGAGCGACCCGTCGAACGCCGTCGTCCCCGCGGGCGCCCCGGCCGCGCCGGAGGGCGTCACGGCGACCGGTCCGGGTGGCTCGCGCACGGTGTCGTGGGAGGCCGCCGACCCGAACGGCTCCCCCGTCACCGGCTACACCGTCACGGCGTACCCGAGCGGCAACACGTTCTCCGTCGGCCCGGACGCGCGCTCCACGCAGGTCGGCACCGCGGACGCGATGGTCGCCGACGGCTTCACCGTGCGGGCCACCAACGCCGTCGGCACCGGCCCGGAGAGCCGCCGTACCGACGTGCCGGCGCCGGCGGTGCCGGGCGCGTTCGCCGGGACGGTCCTCGTCAACGGCGGCGACGCCGCCATCTTCGCGGGCGTCGGCGACACCGGGCCCGACCCGTCGGTCACCGGCTACGACGTCGACATCCGGCCCGCCGGCTACGGGTTCCACCTCGACCGCCCGGCCACCGACGGCCCGTGGACGGGCGGCATCGGCTACGGCGGCGGCTTCACCAACAACACGACCCAGTACGTGCGGGCGCGCGCCACGAACGCCGCCGGCGCCGGTCCGTGGTCGGCCGCCGTCACGGGGACGCCGTCCGGCAAGCCGTACGGGCCGGAGCTCCTCGTCGTCCCGCGGGACGGCAGCGTGTCGTTCTGCCTCCTCGGCGCGGCGGGCAACGGCAAGCCGGTCACGCAGTACGAGGTGTCGACGTCGAACGGCGAGCTGGTCGCGGGGGTCGACGGGTCCGCCCGCACCGGGCGCGTCACCGGCCTGGACAACGGGCAGTGGTACTCGTTCGTCGTCCGCGCCCGCAACGCCAACGGGCTCGGCTACGCGAGCAGCCCGACCTACGCCGTCACGCCGTCCGGCCCGCCGGCGGCGCCGCCCTGGGTGACCGCGGCGCCGAGCGGGGAGGACCCGGCCGCGGCGGTCGTGTCGTGGCAGCAGGTGCCGGCGGCGCCCGGGTACACGGTCACCGCCTCCCCCGGCGGCGCCAGGGTCGACGTCCCCGGCAACCTCGCCTCCGCCACCGTGACCGGCCTCGACCCGGACACCGCGTACACGTTCGACGTGCGCGGCTGGAACTCCGTCGGCGCGGGCGCCGCCACCACCTCCGACGAGGTGCGCACGCCGGACACGGTCGCCCCGGTCGTCACGATCGACGCGAAGCCGCCGGCGGTCTCGTCCTCGCCCGGCGTGTCGGTGCCGTTCACGGCGACCGACGGGCACGCCGTCACGACGACCTGCGCGCTCGACGGCGGCACGGCGGCGCCGTGCACCTCGCCCGTCGCCTACACCGGCCTCGCCGACGGCTCGCACACCGTCGCCGTCACCGCCACCGACCCCTCGGGCAACGCCGGGTCGGCGAGCGTGACGTGGCGCGTCGACACCGTCGACCCGACCGTCACGATCACCTCCGGCCCGCCCGGGATGACCGCGCTGCGGACGGCGTCGGTGACGTTCACCGCGGACGAGGCCGGCGTGACCTACACCTGCGCGTTCGACAACGACGCGCCCGTGCCGTGCACGTCCCCGGCCGGGTACACCGGCGTCGCCGACGGCACGCACCACGTCACCGTCACCGGGACCGACCTCGCCGGCAACACCGGCTCCGACGGCGTCACCTGGCACGTCGACCCGACGCTGCCGTGGGTGGCCGTGACCAAGCAGCCGAAGAGCTACACGACGGCGCGCGACGCCGCGGTCGAGTTCGAGGCGACGCCCGGCACGACCACGTGCGCGTTCGACGGCGGCACCGCCGCGCCGTGCACGTCGCCGCTGTCCTACACCGGCCTCGCCGACGGCACGCACACCGTCGTCGTGACGATCGCCGACGGCGACGGCCGGACCGGCACCGCGACCGCCACCTGGCACGTCGACAACGCCGCCCCCGCGCTGTCGTTCACGGCGAAGCCGCCGGCGGCGACGCAGGCGACCGCCGCGAACCTGTCGTTCGGCGCGACCGACGCCTCACCCCTCACGTACTCCTGCGCCCTCGACGGCGCGCAGCCGGCGACCTGCGACGGCGGCACCGCCTCCTACACCGGCCTCGCCGAGGGCGAGCACACGCTGCACGTCGTCGTCACCGACGCCGCCCTCAACGCGTCCTCCGCCGACGCGACCTGGCGGGTCGACACGACCGCGCCCGGCATGACGATGAACGAGGGGCCGGACGCCGTCACCGCGTCGCGGAGCGCGACGTTCGCGTTCGGCGCCGACGAGACCGCGACGTTCGCGTGCGCGCTCGACGGCGCCGCCGCCGCGGCCTGCACGTCGCCGAAGACGTTCACCGGCCTGGCCGACGGCGACCACACGCTCGTCGTCACCGCGACCGACACCGCCGGCAACGCCGACCACGTCGACCGCACCTGGCACGTCGACGGCACCGCGCCGAAGGTCACCGTCCCGCTGCTCCCGGCGTTCACGCTGACGAGCACGGCCGGCGTCGCCTACGGCGCCACCGACGGCTCCGGCGTCGCGTCGTACGACGTGCGCTACCGCGGCGCGCCGTGGAACGCGGGGTTCGGGCCGTTCCAGTACCCGCCGGCGTGGCAGGGCACGACCGCGACCGCGCGGTCGCTCGCCGCCACGGCCGGCGCGACGTACTGCTTCTCGGTCCGCGCCCGCGGTACCCTCGGCACCGTCTCCGCGTGGAGCGCCGAACGCTGCACCGCCCGGCCGCTGGACGACCGCGCCCTCGCGGCCGGCACCGGCTGGGGCCGCGGCACCGGCGCGTCCGACTACCTCGGCACGTTCACCGGCACCTCCACCGTGGGCGCGGTCCTCACGCGCACCGGCGTGCAGGCGCGGCGGCTCGCGCTGGTCGCCCGCACCTGCGCCGGCTGCGCCACCGTCGGCATCTACGTCGACGGCACCCTGGTGAAGCAGGTCGGCCTCGCGTCGGCCGCGACGGCGTACCGGAAGGTGTTCACGGTCGACCTCGGCTCGGTGCGTTCCGGCACCGTCACGATCCGTACCCTCACCGCCGGCCGCGCGTACGTCGACGGCCTCGGCACGTCACGTGTCTGA
- a CDS encoding exodeoxyribonuclease III: protein MLLATWNVNSLTARLPRVLEFLGTHRPDVLCLQETKVGDATFPTWALEEAGYAAAHLSGGRWAGVAVLAPLERAPFDVVRGLPGEARTEEARWVEATVGGLRCVSVYVVNGRALDTPTYEEKLTFLDAMRDRLAVLTAAPEPVFVAGDFNIAPEDRDVWDPALFTGTTHTSRPERERLDRILATGLVDAFRVVSPEAVGFTYYDYRAGMFHKNMGMRIDLALLSARLAPRVVRCGIDRDFRKGLKPSDHAPLLVELSDT from the coding sequence GTGCTGCTGGCGACCTGGAACGTCAACTCGCTCACCGCCCGCCTCCCGCGCGTCCTGGAGTTCCTCGGGACGCACCGGCCGGACGTGCTCTGCCTCCAGGAGACCAAGGTCGGGGACGCGACGTTCCCCACCTGGGCGCTCGAGGAGGCCGGCTACGCCGCCGCCCACCTCTCCGGCGGCCGCTGGGCCGGCGTCGCGGTGCTCGCGCCGCTGGAGCGGGCGCCGTTCGACGTCGTCCGCGGGTTGCCGGGCGAGGCGCGCACCGAGGAGGCGCGGTGGGTCGAGGCCACGGTGGGCGGGCTGCGTTGCGTCAGCGTGTACGTCGTCAACGGCCGCGCGCTGGACACGCCGACCTACGAGGAGAAGCTGACGTTCCTCGACGCGATGCGCGACCGGCTGGCGGTGCTCACGGCGGCGCCGGAGCCGGTATTCGTGGCGGGCGACTTCAACATCGCGCCGGAGGACCGCGACGTGTGGGACCCGGCGCTGTTCACCGGCACCACGCACACCTCGCGGCCGGAGCGCGAGCGGCTGGACCGCATCCTCGCGACCGGGCTGGTGGACGCGTTCCGCGTGGTGTCGCCGGAGGCCGTCGGCTTCACCTACTACGACTACCGGGCCGGGATGTTCCACAAGAACATGGGCATGCGGATCGATCTCGCGCTGCTGTCGGCCCGCCTCGCGCCGCGGGTCGTCCGCTGCGGCATCGACCGCGACTTCCGCAAGGGGCTGAAGCCGTCGGACCACGCGCCGTTGCTGGTCGAGCTGTCAGACACGTGA
- a CDS encoding NDP-sugar synthase: MVAAVVLAAGRGSRLRPLTDLRPKPLCPVGNVPLLDLALDAAAAVTDAVAVNACHLAEQVAAHVGDRAHLSLETDVDGGLGTAGALGRLKPWLDGRDVLVLNGDAYRPGPLDALVDGWDGERVRLLVVRDPARGDFGEWRFAGASLHPWRVVAPLPDEPLGLYEAVWRHTEPELVPWDGPFVDCGTVRDYLDANLLASGGASVVGAGATVDGELVRSVVWAGGVVRAGERLVDAVRTDTGLTVTAPR, encoded by the coding sequence ATGGTGGCGGCCGTGGTGCTCGCGGCCGGTCGCGGGTCGCGGCTGCGGCCGCTGACCGACCTGCGCCCGAAGCCGCTCTGCCCGGTCGGCAACGTGCCGTTGCTCGACCTGGCGCTGGACGCCGCCGCGGCCGTCACGGACGCGGTCGCGGTCAACGCCTGCCACCTCGCGGAGCAGGTCGCGGCGCACGTCGGCGACCGCGCGCACCTGTCGCTGGAGACCGACGTCGACGGCGGCCTCGGCACCGCCGGCGCCCTCGGGCGCCTCAAGCCGTGGCTCGATGGACGGGACGTGCTCGTCCTCAACGGCGACGCGTACCGGCCGGGCCCGCTGGACGCGCTGGTCGACGGCTGGGACGGCGAGCGGGTGCGGCTGCTCGTCGTGCGCGACCCGGCGCGCGGCGACTTCGGCGAGTGGCGGTTCGCCGGCGCGTCGCTGCACCCGTGGCGGGTGGTCGCGCCGCTGCCGGACGAGCCGCTCGGCCTCTACGAGGCGGTGTGGCGGCACACCGAGCCGGAGCTGGTGCCGTGGGACGGGCCGTTCGTCGACTGCGGGACGGTGCGCGACTACCTCGACGCGAACCTCCTCGCGAGCGGCGGCGCCTCCGTCGTCGGCGCCGGCGCGACGGTCGACGGCGAGCTGGTGCGCTCGGTCGTCTGGGCGGGCGGCGTCGTGCGCGCCGGCGAGCGGCTGGTCGACGCCGTCCGCACCGACACCGGGCTCACCGTGACCGCGCCGCGTTAG
- a CDS encoding nucleotidyltransferase, which translates to MPNDDPQAILDSCKRAAAILTEAKVPFAIGGGIACWCYGAPESDHDVDIMLREEDARGAQELLATHGMKPVDPPEDWLVKVYDGDVLIDLIFRPEGLPITDEVIERAPVRDVNAMKMRVLRLEDVFVTKLLSYNEHHLDFLGLLAVARAVREQVDWQAVSEAVDHSPFAAAFLTLVERLGIVAEPLRRAG; encoded by the coding sequence GTGCCGAACGACGACCCGCAGGCGATCCTCGACTCCTGCAAGCGCGCCGCCGCGATCCTCACCGAGGCGAAGGTGCCGTTCGCCATCGGCGGCGGGATCGCGTGCTGGTGCTACGGCGCTCCGGAGTCCGACCACGACGTCGACATCATGCTGCGCGAGGAGGACGCCCGCGGCGCGCAGGAGCTGCTCGCCACGCACGGCATGAAGCCGGTCGACCCGCCGGAGGACTGGCTGGTCAAGGTCTACGACGGCGACGTGCTGATCGACCTCATCTTCCGGCCCGAGGGGCTGCCGATCACCGACGAGGTGATCGAGCGCGCGCCGGTCCGCGACGTCAACGCGATGAAGATGCGCGTGCTCCGCCTCGAGGACGTGTTCGTCACCAAGCTGCTCTCCTACAACGAACACCACCTCGACTTCCTGGGCCTGCTCGCCGTCGCGCGCGCCGTGCGCGAGCAGGTCGACTGGCAGGCCGTCAGCGAGGCCGTGGACCACTCGCCGTTCGCGGCGGCGTTCCTGACCCTGGTCGAACGCCTCGGCATCGTGGCCGAGCCGTTGCGGCGGGCCGGCTGA
- a CDS encoding BON domain-containing protein — protein sequence MDHGPPESPEYLGGWLAEHLAEDGDLHELGITVRVAGDAVFLSGVVGTDERRELVGRRAAELLPTLDVRNEVTVAAYPEPEGRESFA from the coding sequence ATGGACCACGGCCCGCCCGAGTCGCCCGAGTACCTCGGCGGCTGGCTCGCCGAGCACCTCGCCGAGGACGGCGACCTGCACGAGCTCGGCATCACCGTGCGCGTCGCGGGCGACGCGGTGTTCCTCTCCGGCGTCGTCGGCACCGACGAGCGCCGCGAGCTGGTCGGCCGCCGCGCCGCCGAGCTGCTGCCCACGCTGGACGTCCGCAACGAGGTGACCGTGGCCGCGTACCCGGAGCCCGAGGGACGGGAGTCGTTCGCGTGA